A portion of the Rhodopseudomonas sp. BAL398 genome contains these proteins:
- a CDS encoding ABC transporter ATP-binding protein has product MRLEVNITRKCYQNAAGECTEVLSNLNFALASGEVGGVIGPSGCGKSTMLRILTGLDHDYQGTVNRPADARIGIVFQEPRLLPWRSVEDNVRLAAPRADEPGLARLFAQLELTAHRNHFPHELSLGLARRVALARAFAVEPDILILDEPLASLDAALAATLRDQIAALVDSRAVTTVLVTHDIDDAVRLCDQLFFLSPRPGRVVATVPIGIARAARGGAELTRIKADLAGLDLANL; this is encoded by the coding sequence GTGCGGCTTGAGGTGAACATCACGCGCAAGTGCTATCAGAACGCCGCCGGCGAATGCACCGAGGTGCTGTCAAATCTGAATTTCGCGCTGGCCAGCGGCGAAGTCGGCGGCGTCATCGGCCCGTCGGGCTGCGGCAAGAGCACGATGCTGCGGATCTTGACCGGACTCGACCACGATTATCAGGGAACGGTGAACCGACCCGCCGACGCACGGATCGGCATCGTGTTCCAGGAGCCGCGCTTGCTGCCATGGCGCTCGGTCGAGGACAATGTCCGGCTGGCGGCGCCGCGGGCCGACGAGCCCGGGCTTGCGCGGCTGTTTGCGCAGCTCGAATTGACCGCCCACCGCAATCATTTTCCGCATGAATTGTCACTCGGCCTCGCCCGTCGCGTCGCGCTGGCCCGGGCCTTTGCAGTCGAGCCCGACATCCTCATTCTCGACGAACCGCTGGCGTCGCTCGACGCCGCCCTCGCCGCGACGCTACGCGACCAGATCGCCGCGCTGGTCGACAGCCGCGCGGTGACGACCGTGCTGGTGACCCACGACATCGACGACGCCGTCCGTCTCTGCGACCAATTGTTCTTCCTCTCGCCGCGGCCGGGTCGCGTGGTCGCCACCGTGCCCATTGGCATAGCCCGTGCCGCCCGCGGCGGCGCCGAACTGACCCGCATCAAGGCCGATCTCGCGGGACTGGATCTTGCAAACCTGTGA
- the pqqA gene encoding pyrroloquinoline quinone precursor peptide PqqA, producing the protein MTWKTPKIVEVAVGMEINMYACAARK; encoded by the coding sequence ATGACCTGGAAAACCCCGAAGATTGTTGAAGTTGCGGTGGGCATGGAAATCAACATGTACGCCTGCGCCGCGCGCAAGTAA
- a CDS encoding helix-turn-helix domain-containing protein: MADMVGALSTFGLTPRKQIQCWTDALFDLCGRFEIDPLQAASLEARISYATVSRLKLCRIEVSQHRVVHPLSRATASDHPYVKILFQTHGVSYFEQDGRHIELMPGDGLAYDVQSPHTIVSPALTRHDVVIVPKELLRERGFRSARMPACKLSARAGAGRIAHDFVRVTLDEATKLSPRNALGVADSLIDLLLLPLRDADIMADRVGPEAMYLRAQGFIREHLRDPELCIDQISMALGCTKRYLHMLFSDRGMTVSDFIWQARLHNCRQELETQPGKSVTDVAFSWGFSSSSHFSRLFRKYFGVVPSSIHKIQHHNQASKAS; encoded by the coding sequence ATGGCTGATATGGTCGGCGCGCTTAGTACGTTCGGATTGACGCCAAGGAAACAGATTCAGTGTTGGACTGATGCGCTGTTTGATCTGTGCGGGCGCTTCGAGATCGACCCGCTGCAAGCGGCGTCGCTCGAAGCGCGGATCAGCTACGCGACCGTTTCCCGCCTGAAACTGTGCCGGATCGAAGTGAGCCAGCATCGCGTCGTGCATCCGCTGTCGCGCGCGACGGCCAGCGACCATCCCTATGTCAAGATCCTATTCCAGACTCACGGCGTGTCCTATTTCGAGCAGGACGGGCGTCACATCGAGCTGATGCCGGGAGATGGTCTGGCCTACGACGTGCAGTCGCCGCATACGATCGTCAGCCCGGCGTTGACGCGGCACGATGTGGTGATCGTACCCAAGGAGCTGCTGCGCGAGCGCGGCTTCCGTTCAGCAAGGATGCCGGCTTGCAAACTGTCCGCGCGGGCCGGCGCCGGGCGGATCGCGCATGATTTCGTCCGGGTCACGCTCGACGAGGCAACCAAGCTGTCGCCGCGCAATGCGCTTGGCGTCGCTGATTCCTTGATCGATCTGTTGCTGTTGCCGCTTCGCGACGCCGACATCATGGCCGATCGCGTCGGTCCCGAGGCGATGTATCTGCGCGCCCAGGGTTTCATTCGGGAACATTTGCGTGACCCGGAGCTCTGCATCGATCAGATCTCCATGGCGCTGGGCTGTACCAAGCGCTATCTGCACATGCTGTTCAGCGATCGGGGAATGACCGTCAGCGACTTCATCTGGCAGGCTCGGCTTCACAATTGTCGCCAGGAGTTGGAGACCCAGCCGGGCAAGTCGGTGACTGATGTCGCCTTTTCGTGGGGATTTTCGAGTTCCTCGCATTTCAGCCGCCTGTTCCGAAAATATTTCGGCGTTGTTCCGTCCTCCATTCACAAGATCCAGCACCACAATCAAGCATCGAAGGCCTCGTAG
- the xoxF5 gene encoding lanthanide-dependent methanol dehydrogenase XoxF5, producing MRKVLFATSVAALATFASGACYANDELIKMSQNPKDWVIPAGNYASTRYSPLNQITASNVGKLQVAWTFSTGVLRGHEGGPLIIGNMMYVHTPFPNKVYALDLSNENKIVWKYEPKQDPNVIPVMCCDTVNRGVAYGDGKIFLHQADTTLVALDAKTGKVEWTVKNGDPGKGATGTSAPLVIKDKVLIGISGGEFGVQAHMTAYDIKTGKMVWRGYSEGPDDQLLVDPEKTTVLGKPIGKDSSLKTWQGDQWKIGGGATWGWISYDPELNLVYYGSGNPSTWNPKQRPGDNKWSMTIWARNPDTGIAKWVYQMTPHDEWDYDGVNEMILTDQKIDGKDRKLLTHFDRNGIGYTLDRETGELLVADKYDPKVNWTSGVDMDKSSPTYGRPKVVDKYSTDKAGEDTNVKGICPAALGTKDEQPAAYSPDTQLFYVPTNHVCMDYEPFKVSYTAGQPYVGATLSMYPPPGDDHMGNFIAWDNKTGKIAWSNKEQFSVWSGALATAGGVVFYGTLEGYLKAVDAKTGKELYKFKTPSGIIGNVTTYEHGGRQYIAVLSGVGGWAGIGLAAGLTDPTAGLGAVGGYAALSNYTSLGGSLTVFALPQ from the coding sequence ATGAGGAAGGTGCTATTTGCAACCAGTGTTGCGGCTCTGGCGACATTCGCCTCTGGCGCTTGCTACGCCAATGACGAACTCATCAAAATGTCGCAAAATCCGAAGGATTGGGTGATTCCCGCCGGCAACTACGCCAGCACGCGCTACTCGCCGCTGAACCAGATCACCGCCTCCAATGTCGGCAAGCTGCAGGTGGCCTGGACATTCTCGACCGGCGTGCTGCGCGGCCATGAAGGCGGGCCGCTCATCATCGGGAACATGATGTATGTCCACACCCCGTTCCCCAACAAGGTCTATGCCCTTGACCTGTCCAACGAGAACAAGATCGTCTGGAAATACGAGCCCAAGCAGGATCCGAACGTCATTCCGGTGATGTGCTGCGACACGGTGAATCGCGGCGTTGCCTATGGCGACGGCAAGATCTTCCTGCATCAGGCCGACACTACGCTGGTCGCGCTCGATGCCAAGACCGGCAAGGTGGAATGGACGGTGAAGAACGGCGATCCCGGCAAGGGCGCCACCGGCACCTCGGCCCCGCTGGTGATCAAGGACAAGGTGTTGATCGGCATTTCCGGCGGCGAGTTCGGCGTCCAGGCCCATATGACCGCCTATGACATCAAGACCGGCAAGATGGTCTGGCGCGGCTATTCGGAAGGGCCGGACGATCAACTCCTGGTCGATCCCGAAAAGACCACTGTGCTCGGCAAGCCGATCGGCAAGGATTCCAGCCTGAAGACCTGGCAAGGCGATCAATGGAAAATCGGCGGCGGCGCGACCTGGGGCTGGATCTCGTATGATCCTGAGCTGAACCTGGTCTATTACGGCTCGGGCAATCCTTCGACCTGGAACCCGAAGCAGCGTCCGGGCGACAACAAATGGTCGATGACCATCTGGGCCCGTAACCCCGACACCGGAATCGCCAAATGGGTCTATCAGATGACTCCCCACGACGAATGGGACTATGACGGCGTCAACGAGATGATCCTGACCGACCAGAAGATCGACGGCAAAGACCGCAAGCTGCTGACCCATTTCGATCGCAACGGAATCGGCTACACGCTCGACCGGGAGACCGGCGAACTGCTGGTCGCGGATAAATACGACCCGAAGGTGAACTGGACCAGCGGCGTCGATATGGACAAGAGCTCGCCGACCTATGGCCGCCCGAAGGTCGTCGACAAATACTCGACCGACAAGGCCGGCGAGGACACCAACGTCAAGGGCATCTGCCCGGCCGCACTCGGCACCAAGGACGAACAGCCGGCGGCCTATTCGCCGGACACGCAACTGTTCTATGTGCCGACCAACCACGTCTGCATGGACTACGAGCCGTTCAAGGTGAGCTACACCGCCGGCCAGCCCTATGTCGGGGCGACGCTGTCGATGTATCCGCCTCCAGGCGATGACCACATGGGCAATTTCATTGCCTGGGACAACAAGACCGGCAAGATCGCCTGGTCCAACAAGGAACAGTTCTCGGTGTGGTCGGGCGCGCTCGCTACCGCCGGGGGTGTCGTATTCTACGGAACGCTGGAAGGCTATCTCAAGGCGGTCGACGCCAAGACCGGCAAGGAGCTGTACAAGTTCAAGACTCCGTCGGGAATTATCGGCAACGTCACCACCTATGAGCACGGCGGACGGCAGTACATCGCGGTGTTGTCCGGCGTCGGCGGCTGGGCCGGCATCGGCCTTGCGGCCGGGTTGACCGATCCGACCGCCGGTCTCGGAGCCGTGGGCGGTTACGCCGCGTTGAGCAACTACACCTCGCTCGGCGGCAGCCTCACCGTCTTCGCACTTCCGCAATGA